A single window of Microbacterium croceum DNA harbors:
- a CDS encoding MDR family MFS transporter encodes MTTDSPVKMTHRQVLEALTGLLLGMFVSMIATTVVSTSMPVIVHDLGGDQAAYTWVITATLLTTAISTPIWGKLADLFNRKLLIQLAIIVFVGATAAAGFAQDTDTLIAFRAIQGIGGGGLAALSQVIMADIISPRERGRYMGLFGAVMAVATVGGPLLGGWITDAANWRWNFFVALPFAIAALIILQKTLHISTERTSKASIDYAGIVLLSTAVSLLLIWITNAGSTFDWWGIETILMVGGAVVATVVFIIVELKVREPLIPLSLFRGRTFTLSVIASISIGVAMFGTSVYLAQYMQLSRGASPTEAGLMTLPMMAGLLISSMVVGQLVTRFGKWKGYLILGSVLLIAGSSLLSTLHYDTDFLLVSVYMFLTGAGVGMTMQNLVLIVQNVAKPSEMGVASSGVTFFRSLGGTIGVSVMGAVLANSLTSLFSDGKERIGAAIAELGAKGTDVAAQLSSGTIPEVRLLPEPVRSIIEDFYAQAISHAFLIGIPLAVISLVAILFLPNRPLTTMTTTERAQADAAKAESDRAETGSPVDEAADVAIADAAALSGVPTGTVTTGSSDDRR; translated from the coding sequence ATGACCACGGACTCCCCCGTCAAGATGACGCATCGCCAGGTGCTCGAAGCCCTCACCGGGCTCCTGCTCGGCATGTTCGTCTCGATGATCGCCACCACGGTGGTCTCGACGTCGATGCCGGTCATCGTTCACGACCTGGGCGGCGACCAGGCCGCCTACACCTGGGTCATCACGGCCACCCTGCTCACCACCGCCATCTCGACGCCGATCTGGGGCAAGCTCGCCGACCTGTTCAACCGCAAGCTGCTCATCCAGCTCGCCATCATCGTCTTCGTCGGCGCCACGGCAGCGGCCGGCTTCGCGCAGGACACCGATACCCTGATCGCATTCCGCGCCATCCAGGGCATCGGCGGTGGTGGTCTCGCAGCCCTCAGCCAGGTCATCATGGCCGACATCATCAGCCCCCGTGAGCGTGGCAGGTACATGGGTCTGTTCGGTGCCGTGATGGCCGTCGCCACGGTCGGCGGCCCGCTTCTGGGCGGATGGATCACGGATGCCGCGAACTGGCGCTGGAACTTCTTCGTCGCGCTGCCGTTCGCGATCGCCGCGCTGATCATCCTGCAGAAGACCCTGCACATCAGCACCGAACGCACGAGCAAGGCGTCGATCGACTACGCCGGGATCGTGCTGCTGTCGACCGCGGTATCGTTGCTGCTCATCTGGATCACGAACGCCGGCTCGACCTTCGACTGGTGGGGGATCGAGACCATCCTCATGGTGGGTGGAGCGGTCGTCGCGACCGTGGTCTTCATCATCGTCGAGCTCAAGGTGCGTGAGCCCCTCATCCCGCTCTCACTGTTCCGCGGTCGCACGTTCACGCTCTCGGTCATCGCGTCGATCTCGATCGGTGTGGCGATGTTCGGCACCTCGGTCTACCTCGCGCAGTACATGCAGCTGTCCCGCGGCGCCTCCCCGACCGAGGCCGGCCTGATGACCCTGCCGATGATGGCGGGGCTGCTGATCTCGTCGATGGTGGTCGGTCAGCTGGTGACCCGCTTCGGCAAGTGGAAGGGCTACCTGATCCTCGGCTCCGTGCTGCTGATCGCCGGCTCCAGCCTCCTGTCGACCCTGCACTACGACACCGACTTCCTGCTGGTCTCGGTGTACATGTTCCTCACCGGAGCCGGCGTCGGCATGACGATGCAGAACCTCGTGCTCATCGTGCAGAATGTGGCGAAGCCGAGCGAGATGGGCGTCGCGAGCTCAGGAGTGACGTTCTTCCGCAGCCTCGGCGGCACCATCGGCGTCTCGGTCATGGGCGCCGTGCTGGCGAACTCGCTCACGTCGCTGTTCTCCGACGGCAAGGAGCGCATCGGTGCGGCGATCGCCGAGCTCGGCGCCAAGGGAACGGATGTCGCCGCGCAGCTCTCCAGCGGCACGATCCCCGAGGTCCGACTGCTGCCGGAGCCCGTGCGGTCGATCATCGAGGACTTCTACGCCCAGGCGATCTCGCACGCGTTCCTGATCGGCATCCCGCTCGCGGTGATCAGCCTCGTCGCGATCCTGTTCCTGCCGAACCGTCCGCTCACGACCATGACGACGACGGAGCGCGCTCAGGCCGACGCGGCGAAGGCCGAGTCCGATCGCGCTGAGACCGGCAGCCCGGTCGACGAGGCGGCCGATGTCGCGATCGCCGACGCCGCCGCCCTTTCCGGGGTGCCGACCGGCACCGTCACGACGGGTTCGAGCGATGACCGTCGCTGA
- a CDS encoding amino acid ABC transporter substrate-binding protein yields the protein MSRRFIAVTALVLTAAALTACSGSSAPQSSSGSDSSASSDFGLVSDGTLTVATEGTYRPFSFHDDGGSGELTGFDVEIIQAVADKLDLEVKFEETQWDAIFAGLDAGRFDVIANQVTINDEREAAYLFSAPYTVSPGVIVVADDDDSITSFADLDGKTTAQSLTSNWNDLAVESGAKVQGVEGWAQAVTLLRQGRVDATINDKLTFLDYEKTDGPTGLKIAAETEDAGKQAFVFTKDKQSLVDAVDGALDELRADGTLAEISKKYFGADVTE from the coding sequence ATGTCTCGTCGCTTCATCGCCGTCACAGCTCTCGTCCTCACCGCTGCGGCTCTCACCGCCTGCAGCGGATCCAGCGCCCCGCAGTCGTCGAGTGGCAGCGACAGCTCCGCGTCGTCCGACTTCGGCCTCGTCTCCGACGGCACGCTCACGGTCGCGACCGAGGGCACGTACCGCCCGTTCAGCTTCCACGACGACGGCGGCAGCGGCGAGCTGACCGGGTTCGACGTCGAGATCATCCAGGCGGTCGCCGACAAGCTCGACCTCGAGGTGAAGTTCGAGGAGACGCAGTGGGATGCGATCTTCGCAGGCCTCGACGCCGGGCGCTTCGACGTGATCGCCAACCAGGTCACGATCAACGACGAGCGGGAAGCCGCCTATCTCTTCAGCGCCCCGTACACGGTGTCGCCCGGGGTGATCGTGGTCGCGGACGACGACGACTCGATCACCTCCTTCGCCGACCTCGACGGCAAGACCACGGCGCAGTCGCTGACCAGCAACTGGAACGACCTCGCGGTGGAGTCCGGCGCGAAGGTCCAGGGCGTCGAGGGATGGGCGCAGGCCGTCACGCTGCTGCGCCAGGGACGCGTGGATGCGACCATCAACGACAAGCTCACCTTCCTCGACTACGAGAAGACGGATGGCCCGACGGGTCTGAAGATCGCCGCCGAGACCGAGGACGCCGGGAAGCAGGCCTTCGTCTTCACCAAGGACAAGCAGAGCCTGGTCGACGCGGTCGACGGTGCTCTCGACGAGCTCCGCGCTGACGGCACCCTGGCGGAGATCAGCAAGAAGTACTTCGGCGCCGACGTCACCGAGTAG
- a CDS encoding LysR family transcriptional regulator ArgP, protein MRIDPELAATVAAVADEGTLDAASRLLRITPSAVSQRLKTLEQQLGRILLVRSKPARLTEAGEAVVRLARQIALLEHDALAGVGLDDEGGGRRITVPLAVNADSMATWFLAPLARLSAQHDIDFDLHRDDQNFTARLLESGTVMAAVTSESVAVAGCSVTPLGVLEYEAVAAPAFADRWFPYGATADSLAQAPFVDFDRRDTLQHEWLRERGVPHQGVPRHYVPASHDYALAVELGLGWGMLPFPQGSAGLVRLGGPAVRTALYWQQWNLRSALLDTIAAEVAVEARTVLRP, encoded by the coding sequence GTGAGGATCGATCCCGAACTGGCAGCCACCGTCGCCGCAGTCGCCGATGAGGGCACGCTCGATGCGGCATCCCGACTGCTGCGCATCACCCCCTCGGCGGTGAGTCAGCGGCTCAAGACGCTCGAGCAGCAGCTCGGCCGCATCCTCCTCGTGCGCAGCAAGCCGGCGCGGCTGACGGAAGCAGGGGAGGCGGTCGTGCGGCTGGCTCGACAGATCGCGCTCCTGGAGCACGACGCCCTCGCCGGGGTCGGCCTGGACGACGAGGGCGGCGGGCGGCGCATCACCGTGCCGCTCGCCGTGAACGCCGACTCGATGGCGACGTGGTTCCTCGCCCCGCTCGCTCGGTTGTCGGCGCAGCACGACATCGACTTCGACCTGCATCGCGACGACCAGAACTTCACCGCGCGGCTGCTCGAGTCCGGCACCGTGATGGCGGCGGTGACGAGTGAGAGCGTGGCGGTCGCCGGATGCTCGGTCACCCCGCTCGGGGTGCTCGAGTACGAAGCGGTCGCCGCGCCCGCCTTCGCCGACCGCTGGTTCCCGTACGGGGCGACGGCTGACTCCCTGGCGCAGGCTCCCTTCGTCGACTTCGACCGACGTGACACGCTCCAACACGAGTGGCTGCGGGAGCGGGGGGTGCCGCATCAAGGCGTGCCGCGCCACTACGTTCCGGCATCCCATGACTACGCGCTCGCGGTCGAGCTCGGGCTCGGCTGGGGGATGCTGCCGTTCCCGCAGGGCTCCGCCGGTCTCGTGCGACTCGGGGGACCGGCGGTGCGGACCGCGCTGTACTGGCAGCAGTGGAACCTGCGCTCCGCCCTGCTCGACACCATCGCCGCCGAGGTGGCCGTCGAGGCACGCACTGTCCTGCGCCCCTAG
- a CDS encoding amino acid ABC transporter ATP-binding protein codes for MSRTSPAEPLLTARGLHKSFGSNEVLRGIDLTLHRGEVVVLIGPSGSGKTTVLRSLNGLETPDAGVISVEGGPEIDFATRPAQKERFALRDRSAMVFQHHNLFPHFTVLENVIEGPWRVQGRPKDEVVAEALALLDRVGLSDKADARPHQLSGGQQQRVGIVRALALKPDLLLFDEPTSALDPELVGDVLVVIKELADEGWTMAVVTHELSFAREAADHVLFMDGGVVVEQGTPEQVFTAPQHERTQRFLTRILRPLDGI; via the coding sequence GTGTCGCGAACTAGCCCCGCCGAACCCCTGCTCACCGCCCGCGGACTGCACAAGAGCTTCGGCTCGAACGAGGTGCTGCGCGGCATCGATCTGACGCTGCACCGTGGCGAGGTCGTCGTGCTGATCGGCCCCAGCGGTTCGGGGAAGACGACCGTGCTCCGTTCGCTCAACGGCCTGGAGACCCCGGATGCCGGGGTGATCTCGGTCGAAGGCGGCCCGGAGATCGACTTCGCGACCCGTCCGGCGCAGAAGGAGCGCTTCGCCCTGCGCGACCGCTCGGCCATGGTGTTCCAGCATCACAACCTCTTTCCGCACTTCACGGTGCTGGAGAACGTCATCGAGGGACCCTGGCGCGTTCAGGGCCGTCCGAAGGACGAGGTGGTCGCCGAGGCGCTGGCGCTGCTGGATCGGGTCGGCCTGAGCGACAAGGCGGATGCTCGTCCGCACCAGCTCTCGGGCGGCCAGCAGCAGCGCGTGGGCATCGTCCGCGCACTCGCGTTGAAGCCGGACCTGTTGCTGTTCGATGAGCCGACCAGCGCGCTCGACCCCGAGCTCGTGGGTGATGTGCTCGTCGTCATCAAGGAGCTCGCCGACGAGGGCTGGACCATGGCCGTCGTCACGCACGAGCTGAGCTTCGCCCGTGAGGCCGCTGACCATGTGCTGTTCATGGACGGCGGCGTGGTGGTCGAGCAGGGGACGCCGGAGCAGGTCTTCACGGCGCCGCAGCACGAGCGCACGCAGCGCTTCCTCACCCGTATCCTCCGCCCGCTCGACGGGATCTGA
- a CDS encoding amino acid ABC transporter permease: MSPWELFLASVGPIAFGGLIGTIPLALSSFALGLLIALGVALMRISTRSVVSGIARVYISIIRGTPLLVQLFVIFYGLPSIGVTIDPWPCAIIAFSLNVGGYAAEVIRAAIISVPQGQWEAAYTVGMGRTRTLTRVILPQAARVSVPPLSNTFISLVKDTSLASLILVTELFKVSQQIAASTYQFMVVYLTAALVYWVFCLVLSTGQSFLERRLDSRVAN, encoded by the coding sequence ATGTCGCCCTGGGAGCTGTTCCTCGCGTCGGTGGGACCGATCGCCTTCGGCGGGCTGATCGGCACCATCCCGCTGGCGCTGAGTTCGTTCGCGCTGGGGCTGCTCATCGCGCTCGGGGTCGCGCTCATGCGCATCTCGACGCGGTCCGTCGTCTCCGGCATCGCGCGCGTCTACATCTCGATCATCCGCGGCACACCGCTCCTGGTGCAGCTGTTCGTGATCTTCTACGGGCTCCCGTCCATCGGCGTCACGATCGACCCCTGGCCGTGCGCGATCATCGCGTTCTCGCTGAACGTCGGCGGATACGCGGCCGAGGTCATCCGTGCCGCGATCATCTCGGTACCGCAGGGTCAGTGGGAGGCCGCCTACACGGTGGGCATGGGCCGCACGCGTACGCTGACCCGGGTCATCCTGCCGCAGGCCGCGCGCGTCTCGGTGCCGCCGCTGTCGAACACCTTCATCTCGCTCGTGAAGGACACCTCGTTGGCGTCGCTGATCCTGGTCACCGAATTGTTCAAGGTGTCGCAGCAGATCGCCGCATCGACCTATCAGTTCATGGTCGTCTATCTGACGGCGGCGCTCGTGTACTGGGTGTTCTGCCTGGTGCTGTCGACCGGCCAGAGCTTCTTGGAGAGGAGGCTGGACAGCCGTGTCGCGAACTAG
- a CDS encoding MarR family winged helix-turn-helix transcriptional regulator produces the protein MTVAEHSSDSPEARAAAVRALEAEFGELITHFRRLILENANRVSPGMLPGAYKALTTIARCEQVTASALAERMLMDKGQVSRTVRELEDLGLVERSPDPSDGRSSLLRLTALGTERLAAARAPQEGMLMSALHEWSLTDIDNLTRLLHALASGVTPG, from the coding sequence ATGACCGTCGCTGAACACTCCTCCGATTCCCCCGAGGCGCGGGCCGCCGCGGTCCGCGCCCTCGAGGCGGAGTTCGGTGAGCTGATCACCCACTTCCGTCGACTCATCCTCGAGAACGCCAATCGGGTGAGCCCCGGCATGCTCCCCGGCGCCTACAAGGCGCTCACCACGATCGCGCGCTGCGAGCAGGTGACGGCCTCGGCGCTGGCCGAACGGATGCTGATGGACAAGGGACAGGTGAGCCGCACCGTCCGCGAGTTGGAGGACCTGGGTCTCGTCGAGAGATCTCCCGACCCAAGCGATGGCCGTTCCTCGCTGCTGCGGCTGACCGCGCTCGGCACCGAACGGCTCGCCGCGGCTCGCGCCCCCCAGGAGGGGATGCTGATGAGCGCCCTCCACGAGTGGAGCCTCACCGACATCGACAACCTCACCCGCTTGCTGCACGCTCTCGCCTCCGGGGTGACGCCCGGGTAG
- the rplA gene encoding 50S ribosomal protein L1, which yields MATKSKAYKAAVEKIEADRFYTPAEAVALAKETGSAKFDSTVEVALKLAVDPRKADQMVRGTVILPHGTGKTARVIVFATGPAAEAAIAAGADEVGGAELIEKVAGGWTAFDAAVSTPELMGQVGRLGKVLGPRGLMPNPKTGTVTPNTAKAVEEIKGGKIEFRVDKHANVHFVVGKASFTAEQLNENIDAALEEIVRLKPSSSKGRYIQKGAVSTTFGPGIPLDVNAI from the coding sequence ATGGCTACGAAGTCCAAGGCTTACAAGGCTGCCGTCGAGAAGATCGAGGCAGACCGTTTCTACACTCCCGCTGAGGCTGTCGCCCTGGCGAAGGAGACCGGTTCGGCGAAGTTCGACTCGACCGTCGAGGTCGCGCTGAAGCTCGCCGTCGATCCCCGCAAGGCAGACCAGATGGTGCGCGGCACCGTCATCCTGCCCCACGGAACCGGCAAGACCGCCCGCGTCATCGTGTTCGCCACCGGCCCCGCGGCCGAGGCAGCGATCGCCGCAGGTGCAGATGAGGTCGGCGGCGCCGAGCTCATCGAGAAGGTCGCCGGCGGCTGGACCGCGTTCGACGCGGCCGTCTCCACCCCTGAGCTCATGGGCCAGGTCGGTCGTCTCGGAAAGGTCCTGGGTCCGCGTGGCCTGATGCCGAACCCGAAGACCGGCACCGTGACCCCGAACACGGCCAAGGCCGTCGAGGAGATCAAGGGCGGAAAGATCGAGTTCCGCGTCGACAAGCACGCCAACGTGCACTTCGTCGTGGGCAAGGCCTCCTTCACCGCCGAGCAGCTGAACGAGAACATCGACGCCGCTCTCGAGGAGATCGTCCGCCTCAAGCCGTCGAGCTCCAAGGGCCGTTACATCCAGAAGGGTGCGGTGTCGACCACGTTCGGCCCCGGCATCCCGCTGGACGTCAACGCCATCTGA
- the rplK gene encoding 50S ribosomal protein L11: MAPKKKVTGLIKLQINAGAANPAPPIGPALGQHGVNIMEFCKAYNAATESQRGNVIPVEITVYEDRSFTFVLKTPPAAELIKKAAGVAKGSATPHTVKVAKITKDQVRQIAETKQADLNANDIEAASKIIAGTARSMGITVEG; this comes from the coding sequence ATGGCACCGAAGAAGAAGGTGACCGGCCTGATCAAGCTTCAGATCAACGCCGGTGCAGCCAACCCGGCGCCGCCGATCGGCCCCGCGCTCGGTCAGCATGGCGTCAACATCATGGAGTTCTGCAAGGCGTACAACGCCGCGACCGAGTCGCAGCGCGGCAACGTCATCCCCGTCGAGATCACCGTCTACGAGGACCGCAGCTTCACCTTCGTCCTGAAGACCCCGCCGGCTGCGGAGCTCATCAAGAAGGCCGCAGGCGTGGCCAAGGGCTCTGCGACCCCGCACACGGTCAAGGTCGCGAAGATCACCAAGGACCAGGTCCGTCAGATCGCCGAGACCAAGCAGGCCGACCTGAACGCGAACGACATCGAGGCCGCCTCGAAGATCATCGCCGGCACCGCCCGTTCCATGGGCATCACGGTCGAGGGCTGA
- a CDS encoding LysE/ArgO family amino acid transporter: MLSVLAGLGLGLSLIVAIGAQNVFVLRQGIRREHVLAVVIICAASDAVLIVAGVAGLGYVISAAPWLVVVARGAGAVFLLAYGLLAARRAWRGTGEALQVEAEEDAVAQAPGTTLTRSRTRTPLAPVILTVLALTWLNPHVYLDTVLMLGSIAATHGEERWLFAAGAVTASILWFTALGFGARYLGRWLRTPLSWRILDAVIAVVMIAIAVSLVLPVLTA; encoded by the coding sequence ATGCTCTCCGTTCTCGCAGGCCTCGGCCTGGGCCTCTCGCTGATCGTCGCCATCGGCGCACAGAACGTCTTCGTGCTCCGCCAGGGCATCCGGCGGGAGCACGTGCTCGCGGTCGTCATCATCTGCGCTGCCTCCGATGCCGTGCTGATCGTCGCCGGCGTCGCCGGACTCGGCTACGTGATCTCCGCCGCCCCCTGGTTGGTGGTGGTCGCGCGCGGGGCGGGCGCCGTCTTCCTGCTCGCGTACGGGCTGCTGGCGGCCCGTCGCGCGTGGAGGGGCACCGGCGAGGCGCTGCAGGTCGAAGCCGAGGAGGACGCCGTCGCCCAGGCACCGGGGACCACGCTCACCCGCAGCCGCACGCGCACTCCCCTCGCCCCGGTGATCCTCACGGTCCTGGCCCTCACCTGGCTCAACCCGCACGTGTATCTCGACACGGTGCTCATGCTCGGCTCGATCGCGGCGACGCACGGCGAGGAGCGCTGGCTCTTCGCCGCCGGAGCAGTCACGGCGAGCATCCTGTGGTTCACCGCGCTCGGATTCGGCGCGCGTTATCTGGGTCGCTGGCTGCGCACGCCGCTGTCGTGGCGCATCCTCGACGCCGTGATCGCCGTCGTGATGATCGCGATCGCCGTGAGCCTGGTGCTGCCGGTCCTGACCGCCTGA